One part of the Burkholderia latens genome encodes these proteins:
- a CDS encoding ATP-binding protein: protein MKTASPLLESAPLRADHFVQFYESGEQLVAEVASFAVDALSAGGSAIVIARPDRLAAVHERLGASLDDAARGRIFMSSAQELLDSFMDRDLPDPVRFHRSVGTIVETAVRAGRPVHAFGEMVALLCAQDRYAGALRLEALWNELIEQYRFSLYCGYPHDAFPSAEQSEMFRHVCALHRRILPAASLRSDENELHLTLALSQQRSRALSDEIRRREAAEQQRNGVLMHTPLPIALLSGSAHRVVLANHRFSALCGRTDIVGQPLTEVLPGGDTPAIMRALEAARVHGRSTTIGEHRDRPRPDGADSAENARVYRLHFNPQPLTDGLGVIVSAVEVTEHVAAREKLVAANTERDRLLGELRDANQAKDQFLAVLGHELRNPLTPISLALELIRNHDGHATPNEIAIIQRQLDHMVRLIDDLLDVSRITRGKITLKKEAVRLADIVDRAVEVASPLLEQRRHRLRVDTDPDARCNGDPMRLSQAVANLLTNAAKYTTPGGDITVRATRGADGTALVEVCDNGVGIPPDRLDSIFEPFYRIDGEAKQPHGGLGIGLALVRSLVNLHGGTVRADSSGPGCGSTFTIALPEYRPKPVTGSAPPTPPSIGVMPPGTGRRVMLVDDNEDAASTLAQWLRDAGHDVAVVHDPVTALAAYRAYRPDVAILDIGLPVMDGYELLRRLKAINEVTPCTFLALTGYGRSADRERCLATGFLQHFVKPVDPAALHLAMSRLMPGSDGHERDGRDGAGAEAGR from the coding sequence ATGAAAACTGCCTCTCCCCTGCTGGAATCGGCGCCGCTGCGGGCCGATCACTTCGTGCAGTTCTACGAGTCCGGTGAGCAGCTCGTGGCGGAAGTCGCGTCGTTCGCGGTCGACGCGCTGTCTGCGGGCGGCAGCGCGATCGTGATCGCGCGGCCGGACCGGCTTGCTGCAGTGCACGAGCGCCTCGGCGCGTCGCTCGACGACGCAGCCCGCGGCCGCATCTTCATGTCGAGCGCGCAGGAACTGCTCGACAGCTTCATGGACCGCGATCTGCCCGACCCCGTGCGCTTTCACCGGTCGGTCGGCACGATCGTGGAGACGGCCGTCCGCGCCGGGCGGCCCGTCCACGCGTTCGGCGAAATGGTGGCACTCCTCTGCGCGCAGGACCGCTATGCGGGCGCGTTGCGGCTCGAAGCGCTGTGGAACGAGTTGATCGAGCAGTACCGCTTCTCGCTGTACTGCGGCTATCCGCACGACGCGTTTCCGAGCGCCGAGCAGTCGGAGATGTTCCGCCATGTGTGTGCGCTGCATCGCCGCATCCTGCCCGCCGCGTCGTTGCGCAGCGACGAAAACGAACTTCACCTGACGCTCGCGCTGTCGCAGCAGCGCTCGCGCGCGCTGTCGGACGAGATCCGCCGTCGCGAGGCCGCCGAACAGCAGCGCAACGGCGTGCTCATGCATACGCCGTTGCCGATCGCGCTGCTGTCGGGTTCGGCGCACCGGGTCGTGCTCGCAAACCATCGTTTCTCCGCGCTGTGCGGCCGCACCGACATCGTCGGCCAGCCGCTGACGGAGGTGTTGCCCGGCGGCGATACGCCCGCGATCATGCGGGCGCTCGAAGCGGCGCGCGTGCACGGCCGCTCGACGACGATCGGCGAGCACCGCGACCGGCCGCGACCCGACGGCGCGGATAGCGCCGAGAACGCGCGCGTGTATCGGCTGCACTTCAATCCGCAGCCGCTCACGGACGGGCTCGGTGTGATCGTCAGCGCGGTCGAGGTGACCGAGCACGTCGCCGCGCGCGAGAAGCTCGTCGCCGCGAACACCGAGCGCGACCGGCTGCTCGGCGAGCTGCGCGACGCGAACCAGGCGAAGGATCAGTTTCTTGCCGTACTCGGCCACGAGCTGCGCAATCCGCTGACGCCCATCTCGCTCGCGCTGGAGTTGATTCGCAACCACGACGGGCACGCGACTCCGAACGAAATCGCGATCATCCAGCGGCAGCTCGATCACATGGTCCGGCTGATCGACGACCTGCTCGACGTATCGCGCATCACGCGCGGCAAAATCACGCTGAAGAAGGAAGCCGTGCGGCTCGCGGACATCGTCGACCGCGCGGTCGAGGTCGCAAGCCCGCTGCTCGAGCAGCGCCGCCATCGGCTGCGCGTCGATACGGATCCGGACGCCCGTTGCAACGGCGATCCGATGCGCTTGTCGCAGGCCGTCGCGAACCTGCTGACCAACGCCGCGAAATACACGACGCCGGGGGGCGACATCACGGTGCGCGCGACGCGCGGCGCGGACGGCACGGCGCTCGTCGAAGTGTGCGACAACGGCGTCGGCATTCCTCCCGATCGCCTGGACAGCATCTTTGAACCGTTCTACCGAATCGACGGCGAAGCGAAGCAGCCGCATGGCGGCCTCGGCATCGGCCTCGCGCTCGTACGCAGCCTCGTGAATCTGCACGGCGGCACGGTGCGCGCGGACAGCTCGGGCCCGGGGTGCGGCAGCACGTTCACGATCGCGCTGCCCGAGTACCGGCCGAAACCGGTTACCGGCAGCGCGCCACCGACGCCGCCGAGCATCGGCGTGATGCCGCCGGGCACCGGCCGCCGCGTGATGCTGGTCGACGACAACGAGGATGCCGCGTCGACGCTCGCGCAATGGCTGCGCGACGCCGGTCACGACGTGGCCGTCGTGCACGATCCGGTGACCGCGCTGGCCGCCTATCGCGCATATCGCCCCGACGTCGCGATCCTCGATATCGGACTGCCGGTGATGGACGGTTACGAACTGCTGCGGCGGCTGAAAGCGATCAACGAAGTCACGCCGTGCACGTTTCTCGCGCTGACCGGTTACGGGCGCTCCGCCGATCGCGAGCGCTGCCTCGCGACCGGGTTCCTGCAGCATTTCGTGAAGCCGGTCGATCCGGCCGCGCTGCACCTCGCGATGAGCCGGTTGATGCCGGGCAGCGACGGGCACGAACGCGATGGGCGCGATGGCGCGGGCGCGGAAGCCGGACGCTGA
- a CDS encoding DUF2934 domain-containing protein, which produces MNEDRETQIRERAYRLWQADGSPDGRADEYWLQAERQIDAQRSSEDDGAEAAADGPIAQSAKRRIPGDPLQDTGAIPASEIAHEKRRTR; this is translated from the coding sequence ATGAATGAAGACAGGGAAACGCAGATCAGGGAGCGCGCGTACCGGCTGTGGCAGGCCGACGGCTCGCCGGACGGCCGTGCCGATGAATACTGGCTGCAGGCGGAGCGGCAGATCGATGCGCAGCGCAGCAGCGAGGACGACGGTGCCGAAGCGGCGGCGGACGGGCCGATCGCTCAGTCCGCGAAGCGGCGCATCCCGGGCGACCCGCTCCAGGACACCGGCGCGATCCCGGCCAGCGAGATCGCGCACGAGAAGCGCCGCACGCGATGA
- a CDS encoding CBS domain-containing protein, with protein sequence MTRVAEVMTRDAATIAPTQSLREAAKLMDDLNVGSLPVCDGTRLIGMLTDRDIVVRAVSMGVRPDEPIEGVVSGPANWCYEDDDISAVQKKMEDAQIRRVPVVDREKRLVGIVALGDLATSADGGISSTLGAVSAPSRPDR encoded by the coding sequence ATGACACGTGTAGCTGAAGTGATGACACGCGATGCCGCGACCATCGCGCCGACGCAAAGCCTGCGCGAAGCGGCGAAGCTGATGGACGATTTGAACGTCGGATCGCTGCCCGTATGCGACGGCACGCGACTGATCGGCATGCTGACGGACCGCGACATCGTCGTGCGCGCGGTATCGATGGGCGTGCGGCCCGACGAGCCGATCGAGGGCGTGGTCAGCGGACCAGCGAACTGGTGTTACGAGGACGACGACATCTCGGCCGTACAAAAAAAGATGGAGGATGCGCAGATCCGACGCGTGCCGGTCGTCGATCGCGAGAAACGGCTCGTGGGCATCGTCGCGCTCGGCGATCTCGCCACGTCCGCCGACGGCGGTATTTCATCGACACTCGGTGCGGTGTCGGCGCCGTCGCGCCCCGATCGGTGA
- a CDS encoding MgtC/SapB family protein produces MGPMPVALQWNEVLVRIVLALVAGGVIGLDRSESGKTAGLRTTILVCLAACLSMLQVNALLLQAGKPEGAFSVLDLMRLPLGILTGMGFIGGGAILHRDGLVSGVTTAATLWFVTVIGLCIGGGQLLLGALGLGLALLVVWPLRFVEQRLRRTRNALVTVEYPRGAAAREQLTDRLRDAGFTCRTRGFRETAAHAMREEELFVQWREAPTGDAMLKQLMRIVETAGLTSVRCSTEN; encoded by the coding sequence ATGGGGCCGATGCCGGTTGCACTTCAGTGGAACGAGGTTCTCGTCAGGATCGTGCTCGCGCTGGTCGCGGGCGGGGTGATCGGACTGGACCGCAGCGAGTCCGGCAAGACCGCCGGCCTGCGCACGACGATCCTCGTCTGTCTTGCCGCGTGCCTGTCGATGCTGCAGGTCAACGCGTTGTTGCTGCAGGCCGGCAAGCCGGAGGGCGCGTTCTCGGTGCTCGACCTGATGCGATTGCCGCTGGGCATCCTGACCGGGATGGGCTTTATCGGCGGCGGCGCGATCCTGCATCGCGACGGGCTGGTATCGGGCGTGACCACGGCCGCGACGCTATGGTTCGTGACGGTCATCGGGTTGTGCATCGGCGGCGGCCAACTGCTGCTCGGTGCGCTGGGGCTGGGGCTCGCGCTGCTCGTCGTCTGGCCGCTGCGGTTCGTCGAGCAGCGCTTGCGGCGCACGAGGAACGCGCTGGTCACGGTCGAATATCCGCGCGGCGCGGCCGCACGAGAACAGCTGACCGACAGGCTGCGCGATGCCGGCTTCACGTGCCGCACGCGCGGTTTTCGCGAAACGGCTGCGCATGCGATGCGCGAGGAGGAACTGTTCGTGCAATGGCGCGAAGCGCCGACCGGCGACGCGATGCTCAAGCAACTGATGCGGATCGTCGAAACGGCGGGCTTGACGTCGGTGCGCTGCTCGACCGAGAACTGA
- a CDS encoding helix-turn-helix domain-containing protein, which produces MSEPLSVDTIGALAHLIRAARLQQGFTRDELANATGLSPKFISQVEAGKPTAQIGKVMLLLGELGVRLYAESSVEISEATALKAAQRRRSSHGG; this is translated from the coding sequence ATGTCGGAGCCGCTGTCCGTCGACACGATCGGCGCGCTCGCTCACCTCATCCGCGCGGCACGGCTTCAGCAGGGCTTTACGCGCGATGAACTGGCGAACGCAACCGGGCTGTCGCCGAAATTCATCAGCCAGGTGGAAGCCGGCAAGCCAACCGCCCAAATCGGCAAGGTCATGCTGCTGCTCGGCGAACTCGGCGTGCGGCTGTACGCGGAATCGTCGGTCGAGATTTCGGAGGCCACCGCGCTGAAGGCGGCGCAACGACGCAGGAGCAGCCATGGCGGCTAG